The Armatimonadota bacterium genome includes a window with the following:
- the pstA gene encoding phosphate transport system permease protein PstA: MSQPVRTLPHGRGPQVAAGSIAFLTGLCALLIVSIVVILMGIIIWNGGPHVTWEFLTKAPEAGMTEGGIFPAIYGTVLLVIVMAIAVVPIGAMTAVYMHEYARGRMVDIIRSAVHNLAGVPSIVFGLFGLGFFIQFVGRGIDRSLYGGQLVWGQPCLLWAALTLALLTLPVVVVSTEEALRAVPDSYREGSLALGSTKWQTTWKVVIPQALPGILTGGILSVSRGAGEVAPILFTGAAYFLPELPKTLNSQFMELGYHIFVMSTQSVNVDDTMPIQYATTLVLLLLTFALNFAAILLRSRTRAKMEQS, encoded by the coding sequence ATGAGTCAACCCGTAAGGACACTTCCGCACGGGCGCGGACCGCAGGTGGCAGCCGGCTCCATCGCCTTTCTGACGGGCCTGTGTGCCTTGCTCATAGTGTCCATCGTGGTGATCCTGATGGGCATCATTATCTGGAACGGCGGACCGCACGTCACCTGGGAGTTCCTGACAAAGGCGCCGGAGGCCGGGATGACCGAGGGAGGGATCTTCCCCGCCATCTACGGTACAGTGCTGCTGGTCATCGTCATGGCGATCGCCGTCGTGCCGATTGGGGCGATGACTGCCGTTTACATGCACGAGTATGCGCGGGGCCGAATGGTGGATATCATCCGGTCGGCCGTCCATAATCTGGCTGGCGTTCCGTCCATTGTGTTTGGCCTTTTCGGGCTCGGCTTCTTCATCCAGTTTGTGGGCCGCGGCATAGACCGCTCGCTCTACGGCGGCCAGCTGGTATGGGGCCAGCCGTGTCTGCTGTGGGCGGCTCTGACGCTTGCGCTGCTCACCCTGCCCGTAGTGGTGGTCTCCACGGAGGAGGCGCTTCGTGCGGTTCCGGATTCCTACCGAGAAGGTAGTCTGGCGCTCGGCTCCACGAAATGGCAGACCACCTGGAAGGTTGTGATCCCCCAGGCTCTGCCGGGTATCCTGACCGGCGGAATCCTTTCGGTGTCGCGCGGAGCGGGAGAGGTGGCGCCGATCCTATTCACCGGAGCGGCATACTTCCTGCCGGAACTGCCCAAGACGCTGAACAGCCAGTTCATGGAGTTGGGATACCACATCTTCGTAATGAGCACCCAGTCCGTAAACGTGGACGATACCATGCCCATACAGTACGCCACCACCCTGGTGTTACTGCTTCTGACCTTTGCGTTGAACTTTGCCGCCATCCTGCTTCGCAGCCGCACCCGGGCAAAGATGGAGCAGAGCTGA
- the pstS gene encoding phosphate-binding protein yields the protein MQRFVRSSILARLAAFAAVAVLAAGCAGPQQTGEDAGGGKETVTVKGSDTMVILGQRLAERYMSTHPNVTIQVTGGGSGTGIAALQNGTTDIAQSSRPIKDKEKEGVKAKFGKDVVEFVVAKDGLSVYVHESNPVKSLSIPQLKAIYTGKIKNWKEVGGNDAPITLYSRENNSGTYVYFKEHVLEDEDFDPRAQNMPGTASVVNAVSKDKNGIGYGGVAYTKGVRDVLISKDDKSEPVAPTKEAIKSGTYPLSRDLYFYTVGEPTGAIKEFIDWTLSEEGQKVVEEVEYIPIL from the coding sequence ATGCAGAGATTTGTCAGGTCATCCATTCTGGCCCGGCTGGCGGCTTTCGCTGCCGTGGCTGTTCTGGCTGCCGGATGCGCCGGCCCGCAGCAGACCGGTGAAGACGCGGGTGGCGGCAAGGAGACCGTAACCGTCAAAGGCTCGGATACGATGGTCATCCTGGGCCAGCGCCTTGCCGAGCGCTACATGAGCACCCACCCGAATGTAACCATCCAGGTGACAGGCGGTGGTTCCGGCACCGGCATTGCGGCCCTGCAGAACGGCACCACGGATATCGCCCAGTCTTCGCGCCCCATCAAGGACAAGGAGAAGGAAGGCGTCAAGGCTAAGTTCGGCAAGGATGTGGTGGAGTTCGTGGTGGCGAAGGACGGACTGTCGGTGTACGTGCACGAGTCCAACCCGGTCAAGAGCCTTTCCATCCCGCAGCTCAAGGCGATCTACACGGGCAAGATCAAGAACTGGAAGGAAGTGGGCGGAAACGACGCGCCCATCACGCTCTACAGCCGCGAAAACAACTCCGGGACTTATGTTTACTTCAAAGAGCACGTCCTGGAGGACGAGGACTTCGACCCGCGCGCCCAGAACATGCCGGGCACGGCCAGCGTGGTCAATGCGGTCTCGAAGGACAAAAACGGCATTGGTTACGGCGGCGTCGCCTACACCAAGGGCGTTCGGGATGTGCTCATCAGCAAAGACGACAAGTCGGAGCCCGTGGCTCCCACGAAGGAGGCCATCAAGTCCGGCACCTATCCGCTGTCCCGCGATCTGTACTTCTACACCGTCGGCGAACCAACCGGCGCCATCAAGGAGTTCATTGACTGGACGCTCTCTGAGGAGGGACAGAAGGTAGTCGAAGAGGTGGAATATATCCCGATTCTGTAA